Proteins encoded together in one Microbacterium oxydans window:
- a CDS encoding ROK family protein, translating into MTRHALAVDVGGTKMEAALVAEDGVLVEGSRSRQATGREATFASLDAAVIAIVEHALAALPADAELVGAGIGSAGPVDRTAGAILPVNMPLARGFGLTEAVHAAASTVMGRDVPTVLGHDGGALALAESWLGATQGAGASLSIVVSTGVGGGFVVNGSYVPGATGNAGHLGQVRREDGLTLEEIASGPASAAWAQAQGWRGATGEDLARDAAAGDAIARSAIERSARAVGEALADAATLVDLDVVAIGGGFSRVSPDYIDLVQHALTASAVHEYSRRTRVVRSGLGDEGPLIGAAALALALR; encoded by the coding sequence GTGACGCGCCACGCCCTCGCCGTCGACGTCGGCGGCACGAAGATGGAGGCCGCGCTCGTCGCGGAGGACGGTGTGCTCGTCGAGGGCAGCCGCAGTCGCCAGGCGACCGGTCGCGAGGCCACGTTCGCGTCGCTGGACGCCGCGGTCATCGCGATCGTCGAGCACGCGCTCGCGGCGCTCCCCGCGGATGCCGAGCTCGTCGGGGCGGGTATCGGCAGCGCCGGTCCCGTCGACCGGACCGCTGGTGCGATCCTGCCGGTCAACATGCCGCTCGCCCGCGGCTTCGGTCTCACCGAGGCCGTCCACGCCGCCGCGTCCACGGTCATGGGCCGTGACGTCCCCACCGTCCTGGGGCACGACGGAGGAGCGCTCGCGCTCGCCGAGTCCTGGCTCGGCGCCACGCAGGGTGCTGGTGCTTCGCTGTCGATCGTCGTGTCGACCGGGGTCGGCGGCGGTTTCGTGGTGAACGGCTCGTACGTCCCCGGAGCCACCGGCAACGCCGGGCACCTCGGCCAGGTCCGCCGTGAGGACGGTCTCACTCTCGAGGAGATCGCCTCGGGGCCGGCGAGCGCCGCGTGGGCGCAGGCGCAGGGATGGCGCGGAGCCACGGGTGAGGATCTCGCTCGAGACGCGGCGGCGGGGGATGCGATCGCCCGTTCGGCGATCGAACGCTCGGCCCGCGCGGTCGGAGAGGCGCTGGCGGACGCCGCGACCCTCGTCGACCTCGACGTCGTCGCCATCGGCGGCGGCTTCTCGCGCGTGTCTCCGGACTACATCGACCTCGTGCAGCACGCCCTCACCGCGAGCGCCGTGCACGAGTACTCTCGCCGTACGCGGGTGGTGCGATCGGGTCTGGGCGACGAGGGGCCGTTGATCGGCGCCGCCGCCCTCGCGCTCGCCCTCCGCTGA
- the pyrE gene encoding orotate phosphoribosyltransferase, translating to MTALDADRQTLLDLIKDEAVFHGDFTLSSGKKATYYVDMRKLTLDHRAAPAIGRIMLDLIGDLDVVAVGGLTLGADPIANSVLHASVAAGTPLDAFVVRKEPKDHGRGRQIEGADVKGKRVVVLEDTSTTGQSALKAVEALRREGAEIVAVAVIVDRKTGAQAAIEAEGLEWRAAFDLDDLGLDPQ from the coding sequence GTGACCGCACTCGACGCAGACCGCCAGACACTCCTCGACCTCATCAAGGACGAGGCGGTGTTCCACGGTGACTTCACCCTCTCCAGCGGCAAGAAGGCGACGTACTACGTCGACATGCGCAAGCTCACACTCGACCACAGGGCGGCCCCGGCGATCGGCCGGATCATGCTCGACCTGATCGGCGACCTCGACGTGGTGGCCGTCGGTGGCCTCACTCTCGGTGCCGACCCGATCGCGAACTCGGTGCTGCACGCCTCGGTCGCGGCCGGTACCCCGCTCGACGCGTTCGTCGTGCGCAAGGAGCCCAAGGACCACGGCCGCGGTCGCCAGATCGAGGGTGCCGACGTCAAGGGCAAGCGCGTCGTCGTGCTCGAAGACACCTCCACCACCGGGCAGTCCGCGCTCAAGGCCGTCGAGGCTCTGCGTCGCGAAGGCGCCGAGATCGTCGCGGTCGCCGTGATCGTCGACCGCAAGACGGGCGCGCAGGCCGCCATCGAAGCCGAGGGTCTCGAATGGCGCGCAGCCTTCGACCTCGACGACCTCGGGCTCGACCCCCAGTGA
- a CDS encoding exodeoxyribonuclease III, with protein sequence MRLATWNVNSIRTRVTRTVEFAVREDIDVLAMQEIKCKPEQFPYGPFEEAGYHVEVHGLNQWNGVAIASRLPVTDVRTSFDGMPGFAKGHEGPDAPLEARALGVMVDGVRVWSLYVPNGRSLEDPHYLYKLHWLEQLKKSTAAELSANPDLPLALVGDFNIIPFDVDNGDPDIVIGRSTHVSPQERDAFFAFQDAGVTDVVRPLIPEGFTYWDYQRLKFPRNEGVRIDFVLGSRMLAEAVTGASIHRDERKGEQPSDHVPVVVDLDFGGTDDDDDMPMIFS encoded by the coding sequence ATGCGCTTGGCCACCTGGAACGTCAACTCCATCCGCACCCGCGTCACCCGTACCGTCGAGTTCGCCGTCCGTGAGGACATCGACGTGCTGGCGATGCAGGAGATCAAGTGCAAGCCCGAGCAGTTCCCCTACGGACCGTTCGAGGAGGCCGGCTACCACGTCGAGGTGCACGGCCTGAACCAGTGGAACGGTGTCGCCATCGCGAGCCGCCTGCCCGTCACCGACGTGCGCACGTCGTTCGACGGGATGCCGGGTTTCGCCAAGGGTCATGAGGGCCCGGATGCGCCGCTCGAGGCCCGCGCGCTCGGCGTGATGGTCGACGGCGTGCGCGTGTGGAGCCTGTACGTGCCCAACGGCCGTTCGCTGGAGGATCCGCACTACCTCTACAAGCTGCACTGGCTCGAGCAGCTGAAGAAGTCGACGGCTGCCGAGCTCTCGGCGAACCCCGACCTTCCGCTCGCCCTGGTGGGCGACTTCAACATCATCCCGTTCGACGTCGACAACGGCGACCCCGACATCGTGATCGGCCGTTCCACGCACGTCTCCCCGCAGGAGCGCGATGCGTTCTTCGCCTTCCAGGACGCCGGGGTCACGGATGTGGTCCGCCCGCTCATCCCCGAGGGCTTCACCTACTGGGACTACCAACGGCTGAAGTTCCCCCGCAACGAGGGCGTCCGCATCGATTTCGTCCTGGGCTCGCGCATGCTGGCCGAGGCCGTGACCGGCGCGTCGATCCACCGTGACGAGCGCAAGGGCGAGCAGCCCAGCGATCACGTCCCGGTGGTCGTCGACCTCGATTTCGGCGGCACCGATGACGACGACGACATGCCGATGATCTTCTCCTGA
- a CDS encoding Cof-type HAD-IIB family hydrolase codes for MTIRLIATDLDGTLLDSTSTVTPRTRAALDAARARGIHVVPVTARQPIGLRAIAADAGFEGWALCSNGAYAVRLDDGRMLFAEELPSDTIRALAEALRASIPGLLFASVRDAGETFVAQDGYAAIAQLADHKRDPATMGGVPLDQVLAAPSLKFVIRHPELAPDALFDALRSLGLTGFEATLSGAPFVEVMAEGVTKATGLARLCEHLGIDRADVVAFGDALNDVEMLRWAGRGVAMAGAEPVVREAADETTASNDEDGVAQMIERLLG; via the coding sequence ATGACCATCCGACTGATCGCCACCGACCTCGACGGCACTCTCCTCGACTCGACGTCCACCGTCACCCCGCGCACGCGGGCGGCACTCGACGCGGCCCGTGCCCGTGGAATCCACGTCGTCCCGGTCACGGCACGGCAGCCGATCGGTCTGCGGGCCATCGCGGCCGACGCCGGGTTCGAGGGATGGGCGCTGTGCAGCAACGGCGCCTATGCCGTGCGCCTCGACGACGGACGGATGCTGTTCGCCGAAGAGCTTCCGTCCGACACGATCCGCGCCCTCGCCGAGGCACTGCGCGCCAGCATCCCGGGGCTGCTGTTCGCGAGCGTGCGCGATGCCGGCGAGACGTTCGTCGCCCAGGACGGCTACGCCGCGATCGCCCAGCTCGCCGACCATAAGCGCGACCCGGCGACGATGGGCGGTGTGCCGCTGGACCAGGTGCTCGCGGCCCCCAGCCTGAAGTTCGTGATCCGGCATCCGGAACTCGCCCCGGACGCGCTCTTCGACGCGCTGCGGTCGCTCGGGCTGACCGGCTTCGAGGCGACGCTCTCGGGAGCCCCCTTCGTCGAGGTCATGGCAGAGGGCGTCACCAAGGCCACGGGCCTCGCCCGGCTCTGCGAGCACCTCGGCATCGACCGCGCCGACGTGGTGGCCTTCGGCGATGCGCTCAACGACGTCGAGATGCTCCGCTGGGCGGGCCGCGGTGTCGCGATGGCCGGCGCCGAGCCCGTCGTGCGCGAGGCCGCCGACGAGACGACCGCCTCGAACGATGAAGACGGTGTGGCGCAGATGATCGAGCGGCTCCTCGGCTGA
- a CDS encoding dihydrofolate reductase family protein: MNDHTSGRILIDLFTSLDGVAQGPGGTDEDTSGGFRFSGWQAGHPSSGVGPEIEKGMRGLDALLLGRRTYDIFASYWPHHTEGESGDIGTLFNRVPKYVASRDADIALGWEGSTRVGADLAAEVAAMRAAHREVHVIGSLDFVHTLLAEGLFDELNLWVYPILLGAGKKVFDDRALPSVLELLQEPITDDGGVTLLRYGRTDRVPEVGTFD, translated from the coding sequence ATGAACGACCACACATCGGGTCGCATCCTGATCGACCTCTTCACATCTCTCGACGGTGTGGCACAGGGGCCCGGGGGTACCGATGAGGACACCTCCGGCGGGTTCCGCTTCAGCGGCTGGCAGGCCGGGCATCCGTCGTCCGGCGTCGGCCCCGAGATCGAGAAGGGGATGCGCGGCCTGGATGCGCTGCTGCTCGGGCGGCGCACCTACGACATCTTCGCCTCGTACTGGCCGCATCACACCGAGGGGGAGTCGGGCGACATCGGGACGCTCTTCAACCGGGTGCCGAAGTACGTGGCCTCCCGGGACGCCGACATCGCGCTCGGCTGGGAGGGCAGCACGCGCGTCGGCGCCGACCTGGCCGCCGAGGTGGCCGCGATGCGGGCAGCCCACCGAGAGGTGCACGTGATCGGCAGCCTCGACTTCGTGCACACGCTGCTCGCCGAGGGACTGTTCGACGAGCTGAACCTCTGGGTGTACCCGATCCTGCTCGGCGCGGGCAAGAAGGTCTTCGACGACCGTGCCCTCCCGTCGGTGCTGGAACTGCTCCAGGAGCCGATCACCGACGACGGCGGCGTGACGCTGCTCCGCTACGGGCGCACCGATCGGGTGCCGGAGGTCGGGACGTTCGACTGA
- a CDS encoding winged helix-turn-helix transcriptional regulator: protein MAARSYGQYCGVTTAVELIGERWGLLIVRDLLVGPRRYTDLKQGLPRIPTNILSTRLKELQEGGVVRRVPLLNCGLVYELTPYGRSFEPIMLALGRWGFQAMGDPEEGDVVTPDSLTMALRTAFQADAAADAEYELHVGDVALRASVRDGELRVAQLAPPAPPVGGRLPEGEPDAVIVAGPGVRRLIGGEITPAEALAEDVVAVVRGEESMLDSFAATFHIARMTVGSMT, encoded by the coding sequence GTGGCAGCGCGCAGCTACGGCCAGTACTGCGGTGTGACGACGGCCGTCGAGCTGATCGGGGAGCGGTGGGGTCTGCTCATCGTCCGCGATCTGCTCGTCGGGCCCCGTCGCTACACCGACCTCAAGCAGGGGCTGCCGCGCATTCCGACCAACATCTTGTCCACGCGGCTGAAGGAGCTGCAGGAGGGCGGGGTCGTCCGCCGGGTTCCCCTGCTGAACTGTGGCCTCGTGTACGAGCTCACCCCGTACGGCCGGTCGTTCGAGCCGATCATGCTCGCTCTCGGCCGCTGGGGCTTCCAGGCGATGGGCGATCCGGAGGAGGGCGACGTCGTCACCCCGGACTCGCTCACCATGGCCCTGCGCACGGCGTTCCAGGCGGATGCCGCGGCGGATGCCGAGTACGAGCTGCACGTCGGCGACGTCGCCCTCCGCGCGTCGGTGCGCGACGGCGAGCTCCGTGTCGCGCAGCTCGCGCCTCCGGCGCCACCCGTCGGCGGTCGCCTTCCCGAGGGGGAGCCGGATGCGGTGATCGTCGCCGGTCCGGGCGTCCGCCGTCTGATCGGCGGCGAGATCACGCCGGCGGAGGCGCTGGCGGAGGACGTCGTCGCCGTCGTCCGCGGGGAGGAGTCGATGCTGGACTCGTTCGCCGCGACTTTCCACATCGCACGAATGACAGTAGGGAGCATGACATGA
- a CDS encoding VOC family protein codes for MTKVFVNLPTSDLERAKAFYTALGCEISPQFTDENAACIVWSEDIYFMVLKREFFATFTDKPIADPNEVAQVSVAFSRDSREDVDAILEKGLAAGGAEPKPVQDYGFMYSRDLDDPDGNSLGFLYMTPEAVENGPDHVADSTASA; via the coding sequence ATGACCAAGGTCTTCGTCAACCTGCCCACCAGCGACCTCGAGCGCGCCAAGGCGTTCTACACGGCGCTCGGCTGCGAGATCAGCCCGCAGTTCACCGACGAGAACGCCGCGTGCATCGTGTGGAGCGAGGACATCTACTTCATGGTCCTCAAGCGCGAGTTCTTCGCCACCTTCACCGACAAGCCGATCGCCGATCCCAACGAGGTCGCCCAGGTGTCGGTGGCGTTCAGCCGGGACTCGCGCGAGGACGTCGACGCGATCCTCGAGAAGGGCCTCGCCGCGGGCGGTGCGGAGCCGAAGCCCGTGCAGGACTACGGGTTCATGTACTCCCGCGACCTCGACGACCCCGACGGCAACTCGCTCGGCTTCCTCTACATGACCCCGGAGGCCGTGGAGAACGGCCCGGATCACGTGGCCGACTCCACGGCATCGGCCTGA
- a CDS encoding sensor histidine kinase, whose protein sequence is MPAPFIRTPTERERRSDIVLAAVMFVGAVLSAGLSSIAEVWGDEQAPLWTALVYAVVVCAPLAVRRRWPGTVAIIVVAAYFTAVTIRIPEIYVGNIAMFIAIYTAGAWMNDRRRAIIVRVGIIVSMFVWLLITMYRDAIREADKADVIAGAMSPYVAFMLIQLLLNVLYFGGAYYFGERSWAAAVQLAVLEQRTAELEREREVTAAQAVALDRVRIARELHDVVAHHVSVMGVQAGAARLVLERDPAESARILTGIEGSARDAIHELRQLLETLRTPGGETTDTASTLALDDIAELVDASTEAGLPTAYTVIGDPAPVPSLIAVNLYRIAQESLTNARRHAGPDATADVRVRYDDDGVEVEIVNTGRPVAQLRPGLGQLGMRERAAASGGTLEVTPRPFGGLRVRARVPFPIASESSMNR, encoded by the coding sequence ATGCCCGCCCCGTTCATCCGCACACCGACCGAGCGCGAACGGCGGAGCGACATCGTGCTCGCGGCGGTCATGTTCGTGGGGGCCGTGCTGAGCGCGGGCCTCTCCTCGATCGCCGAGGTGTGGGGCGACGAGCAGGCCCCGCTGTGGACCGCCCTCGTGTACGCGGTCGTCGTCTGCGCTCCCCTGGCGGTCCGACGCCGGTGGCCCGGCACGGTCGCGATCATCGTCGTGGCCGCCTACTTCACCGCCGTGACGATCCGCATCCCGGAGATCTACGTCGGCAACATCGCGATGTTCATCGCCATCTACACGGCCGGCGCATGGATGAACGACCGCCGCCGCGCGATCATCGTCCGCGTCGGGATCATCGTCAGCATGTTCGTGTGGCTGCTGATCACCATGTACCGCGACGCGATCCGCGAGGCCGACAAGGCGGACGTCATCGCCGGCGCCATGTCGCCCTACGTGGCTTTCATGCTCATCCAGCTGCTGCTGAACGTGCTCTACTTCGGCGGGGCGTACTACTTCGGCGAGCGCTCCTGGGCGGCAGCCGTGCAGCTGGCCGTGCTCGAGCAGCGCACCGCCGAGCTGGAGCGCGAGCGCGAGGTCACCGCGGCCCAGGCCGTCGCCCTCGACCGGGTGCGCATCGCCAGGGAGCTGCACGACGTCGTCGCCCACCACGTCTCGGTCATGGGCGTGCAAGCGGGAGCCGCGCGCCTGGTGCTCGAGCGTGATCCGGCCGAGTCCGCGCGCATCCTCACCGGCATCGAGGGCTCTGCCCGCGACGCGATCCACGAGCTGCGTCAGCTGCTGGAGACTCTGCGGACCCCCGGAGGAGAGACGACGGATACCGCCTCGACCCTCGCCCTCGACGACATCGCCGAACTCGTCGACGCCTCGACCGAGGCGGGACTGCCGACCGCCTACACGGTGATCGGCGATCCGGCGCCCGTCCCGTCGCTCATCGCCGTGAATCTCTACCGCATCGCGCAGGAATCGCTGACGAACGCCCGCCGTCACGCCGGCCCCGATGCGACCGCCGACGTCCGCGTGCGCTACGACGACGATGGCGTCGAGGTCGAGATCGTGAACACGGGGCGCCCGGTCGCCCAGCTGCGGCCCGGGCTCGGCCAGCTGGGGATGCGGGAGCGCGCCGCGGCCTCCGGAGGCACGCTCGAGGTGACCCCCCGACCGTTCGGCGGCCTGCGTGTGCGCGCCCGTGTGCCCTTTCCCATCGCGAGCGAATCGAGCATGAACCGATGA
- a CDS encoding response regulator, with translation MSTPIRVLLVDDHALLRAGFRTILDTQPDITVVGEASSGADAVAQASALLPDVITMDVQMPDMDGIEATRRIVADPAVGAAIAIVTTFDRDDYLYQALDAGASGFLLKNAGAEDLIGAVRALAAGDGMLAPEVTRRVLARFAATTAEQPASVPASSVPVATAGVPVAKVSLAEPLTEREAEVLTLLADARSNAEIARALFIGEATVKTHVSRVLQKLGARDRVQAVVLAHRMGLA, from the coding sequence ATGAGCACCCCGATCCGCGTGCTGCTCGTCGACGACCACGCCCTGCTGCGCGCCGGCTTCCGCACGATCCTCGATACCCAGCCCGATATCACCGTGGTCGGCGAGGCGTCGTCCGGAGCGGACGCCGTGGCGCAGGCATCCGCTCTCCTCCCCGACGTCATCACGATGGACGTGCAGATGCCCGACATGGACGGCATCGAGGCGACCCGGCGCATCGTCGCGGACCCGGCGGTCGGCGCGGCCATCGCGATCGTGACGACCTTCGACCGCGACGACTACCTCTACCAGGCGCTGGATGCCGGAGCCAGCGGCTTCCTGCTGAAGAACGCCGGGGCGGAGGATCTGATCGGCGCCGTCCGCGCCCTCGCCGCGGGCGACGGGATGCTGGCGCCCGAGGTGACCCGGCGGGTGCTCGCGCGCTTCGCCGCGACAACGGCGGAGCAACCGGCGTCTGTCCCGGCCTCATCGGTCCCGGTCGCGACGGCGGGCGTTCCGGTCGCGAAGGTGTCCCTCGCCGAGCCGCTCACCGAACGCGAGGCCGAGGTGCTCACGCTGCTCGCGGACGCCCGGAGCAACGCCGAGATCGCGCGAGCGCTGTTCATCGGCGAGGCGACCGTGAAGACGCACGTCTCACGCGTCCTGCAGAAGCTCGGCGCCCGCGACCGGGTGCAGGCCGTCGTCCTCGCGCATCGCATGGGCCTCGCCTAG
- a CDS encoding class I SAM-dependent methyltransferase, with protein MTEYWNHNAAYHGWIIRAVSGAHRRDALDVGCGEGLLLQRLAPGYDTVTGIEPHPGTAERARARLRDIPDATVVLSDFADFDAGDRRFDLLTFVATLHHMDTRSSLAKAVTLLRPGGRLLIVGLAADRTPADWTLSALALPWARLGSMLHRESRDIGVPTAAPTESIADIRSLARDLLPGARLRRGIYYRYLLSWTKPAPTPSETPGGPTGR; from the coding sequence GTGACCGAGTACTGGAACCACAACGCGGCGTACCACGGGTGGATCATCAGAGCCGTCTCGGGCGCACATCGGCGCGATGCCCTCGACGTCGGATGCGGCGAAGGGCTCCTCCTGCAGCGACTCGCCCCCGGGTACGACACCGTGACCGGCATCGAGCCCCACCCGGGAACAGCCGAGCGCGCGCGGGCGCGACTCCGCGACATCCCGGATGCGACCGTCGTCCTCTCCGACTTCGCGGACTTCGACGCGGGCGACCGACGGTTCGACCTCCTCACGTTCGTCGCGACCTTGCATCACATGGATACGCGCTCGTCGCTGGCGAAGGCCGTGACGCTCCTCCGCCCCGGCGGGAGGCTGCTGATCGTCGGACTCGCCGCCGACCGCACGCCCGCGGACTGGACCCTGTCGGCCCTCGCGCTGCCGTGGGCGCGGCTCGGGTCGATGCTCCACCGCGAGTCGCGCGACATCGGCGTCCCCACCGCCGCGCCCACCGAGAGCATCGCGGACATCCGCTCCCTCGCCCGCGATCTGCTCCCCGGCGCCCGCCTCCGCCGCGGGATCTACTACCGCTACCTGCTGTCCTGGACGAAGCCGGCACCGACGCCGAGCGAGACGCCGGGTGGGCCGACCGGACGGTGA
- a CDS encoding benzoate/H(+) symporter BenE family transporter: MPDAAPLSRPIMAGVVTALVGFTSSFAVVLTGLDAVGANAPQAASGLLAVSLMMGLACVVLAWRYRMPITVAWSTPGAALLVATGTVDGGWSAAVGAFLVTAALILLTALWPALGALIARIPPSIAQAMLAGVLLPLCLAPITGIVTNPWGVIPVVLTWLVFARLAPRWAVPLAFVAATVVVAVSLIGEGAAFDPRVLLPHLEFTTPTFTVGALVGLALPLFIVTMASQNVPGIAIMRSFGYEVPWRPAMLVTGLGTAVGATAGGHAINLAAISAALAASPDADPDPKRRWVAGVSTGASYLVLGAFSAAFAALVVLAPAAVIPAVAGLALFAAFGSSVQQAIDEPGERIPAVVTFLVAASGIAVLGVSAAFWALVAGLLVRTVLHPPRP, from the coding sequence ATGCCCGACGCCGCGCCCCTGTCCCGCCCGATCATGGCGGGGGTGGTCACGGCCCTCGTCGGATTCACGAGTTCCTTCGCGGTCGTACTGACCGGGCTCGACGCCGTCGGGGCGAACGCGCCCCAGGCGGCCAGCGGACTCCTCGCGGTCAGCCTCATGATGGGCCTCGCGTGCGTGGTGCTCGCCTGGCGGTACCGGATGCCGATCACCGTGGCGTGGTCCACTCCCGGCGCGGCGCTCCTGGTGGCGACCGGCACCGTCGACGGCGGCTGGTCCGCGGCGGTGGGCGCGTTCCTGGTGACCGCGGCGCTGATCCTGCTCACGGCGCTCTGGCCGGCGCTCGGCGCCCTGATCGCCCGCATCCCGCCGTCGATCGCCCAGGCAATGCTGGCCGGCGTGCTGCTGCCGCTGTGCCTCGCCCCGATCACGGGGATCGTCACGAATCCCTGGGGCGTGATCCCGGTCGTGCTCACCTGGCTGGTGTTCGCGCGCCTGGCGCCCCGGTGGGCGGTGCCGCTCGCGTTCGTGGCCGCGACCGTGGTGGTCGCGGTCTCCCTGATCGGTGAGGGTGCCGCATTCGATCCGCGCGTGCTGCTGCCGCACCTCGAGTTCACGACGCCGACGTTCACGGTCGGCGCCCTCGTGGGCCTCGCGCTCCCGCTGTTCATCGTGACCATGGCCTCCCAGAACGTGCCGGGCATCGCGATCATGCGCAGCTTCGGCTACGAGGTGCCCTGGCGTCCGGCCATGCTGGTCACCGGACTGGGCACCGCGGTCGGAGCCACCGCGGGCGGGCACGCCATCAACCTCGCCGCGATCAGCGCGGCCCTCGCCGCTTCGCCGGATGCCGACCCCGATCCGAAGCGGCGGTGGGTGGCCGGCGTCTCGACCGGGGCGTCGTACCTCGTGCTCGGCGCGTTCTCCGCCGCGTTCGCCGCTCTCGTGGTGCTCGCACCCGCCGCCGTGATCCCCGCCGTCGCCGGTCTCGCGCTGTTCGCGGCGTTCGGCTCGTCGGTGCAGCAGGCGATCGACGAACCGGGCGAGCGCATCCCCGCCGTGGTGACCTTCCTGGTGGCCGCATCCGGCATCGCCGTGCTCGGCGTCAGCGCCGCGTTCTGGGCCCTCGTCGCCGGCCTCCTGGTCCGCACGGTCCTCCACCCACCCCGCCCCTGA
- a CDS encoding ABC transporter ATP-binding protein, which translates to MLELSGITKSYGSRRVLDDVSFTVAPGRLTGFVGGNGAGKTTTMRIVLGLLSSDGGSVKLDGAPLTAEDRRRFGYMPEERGLYPKMKVLEQIVYLARLHGFGKSDATERATALLTELGLGERLNDTIESLSLGNQQRAQIAASLVHDPEVLILDEPFSGLDPLAVDVVAGVLQSSAAKGASILFSSHQLDVVERLCDDLVILAGGTIRASGSRDALRAEHAHDRYELVSAGDAGWLRTEPGVTVVDFEGGYALFDADGPETAQRVLQSAVQRGDVASFAPKHPSLAQIFKEVIQ; encoded by the coding sequence ATGCTCGAACTCTCCGGCATCACCAAGAGCTACGGCTCTCGGCGCGTGCTCGACGACGTGTCCTTCACGGTCGCCCCCGGGCGCCTGACGGGCTTCGTCGGCGGCAACGGCGCCGGCAAGACCACCACCATGCGGATCGTCCTCGGTCTGCTCTCCTCCGACGGGGGAAGCGTGAAGCTGGATGGCGCGCCGCTCACCGCCGAGGACCGCCGTCGCTTCGGCTACATGCCGGAGGAGCGCGGCCTCTACCCGAAGATGAAGGTGCTCGAGCAGATCGTCTACCTCGCCCGCCTGCACGGCTTCGGCAAGTCGGACGCCACAGAGCGCGCGACGGCCCTGCTCACGGAGCTCGGCCTCGGCGAGCGGCTGAACGACACGATCGAGTCGCTGTCGCTGGGCAACCAGCAGCGGGCGCAGATCGCCGCCTCGCTCGTGCACGATCCCGAGGTGCTCATCCTCGACGAGCCGTTCTCGGGCCTCGACCCGCTCGCGGTCGACGTGGTCGCCGGCGTGCTGCAGTCCAGCGCGGCCAAGGGCGCATCGATCCTCTTCTCCTCCCACCAGCTCGACGTGGTCGAGCGCCTGTGCGACGACCTCGTCATCCTCGCCGGAGGCACGATCCGCGCGTCCGGCTCCCGCGACGCACTGCGCGCCGAGCACGCCCACGACCGCTACGAGCTGGTCTCGGCCGGAGACGCCGGCTGGCTGCGCACCGAGCCCGGCGTGACGGTCGTCGACTTCGAGGGCGGCTACGCGCTGTTCGACGCGGACGGCCCCGAGACGGCGCAGCGCGTGCTGCAGTCGGCCGTGCAGCGCGGCGATGTCGCGAGCTTCGCCCCCAAGCATCCGTCCCTCGCGCAGATCTTCAAGGAGGTCATCCAGTGA